A genome region from Cucumis sativus cultivar 9930 chromosome 4, Cucumber_9930_V3, whole genome shotgun sequence includes the following:
- the LOC101222598 gene encoding probable galacturonosyltransferase-like 7 — protein MIWLMKLSGLFSAAMVMIVLAPALQSFPPAEAIRSSHLDFYLRLPVDTASSRSLNRFSFRKASTFRNAGQCGGGDSRFSGKFGVCDPNLVHVAITLDVEYLRGSVAAVNSILRNSLCPESVFFHFLVSDTSLEDFVRSTFPQMNFKVYYFDPEIVRNLISTSVRQALEQPLNYARNYLAGLLESCVKKVIYLDSDLIVVDDIRKLWTTNLGEWTIGAPEYCHANFSKYFTTRFWSDERFFGTFAGRKPCYFNTGVMVIDLVKWRNGGYTEKIEWWMKLQKSNRIYELGSLPPFLLVFAGNVATIEHRWNQHGLGGDNVRGSCRDLHPGPTSLLHWSGSGKPWSRLDSKEPCPLDALWSPYDLYGYSG, from the coding sequence ATGATTTGGTTGATGAAATTATCGGGGCTTTTTTCCGCCGCAATGGTCATGATTGTGCTTGCTCCGGCTTTACAATCATTTCCTCCGGCCGAAGCTATTCGATCCTCTCATCTCGATTTTTATCTTCGTTTGCCTGTTGATACTGCCTCTTCCAGATCGTTGAATAGATTCTCTTTCCGAAAGGCATCTACATTTCGCAATGCTGGTCAATGTGGAGGCGGTGACTCGAGGTTTTCTGGGAAGTTTGGTGTGTGTGATCCGAATTTGGTACATGTTGCCATTACACTCGATGTGGAGTACCTTCGTGGCTCAGTTGCGGCTGTCAATTCGATTCTTCGAAACTCGCTGTGTCCAGAGagtgttttctttcatttccttgTTTCGGATACCAGTCTTGAGGACTTCGTTCGATCTACCTTCCCTCAGATGAATTTCAAAGTGTACTACTTTGATCCGGAGATTGTTAGGAATCTGATCTCCACTTCGGTGAGGCAAGCGCTGGAGCAGCCGCTTAATTATGCTAGAAATTACTTGGCTGGGTTGCTCGAGTCTTGTGTGAAGAAGGTAATTTACCTGGATTCTGATCTTATTGTGGTGGATGATATCCGGAAGCTATGGACGACGAATTTGGGTGAGTGGACAATCGGGGCTCCTGAGTACTGTCATGCCAATTTCAGCAAGTATTTCACAACACGTTTCTGGTCTGATGAGAGATTTTTCGGCACATTTGCTGGAAGAAAGCCCTGTTACTTCAACACGGGCGTTATGGTCATAGACTTGGTTAAATGGAGGAATGGTGGGTATACGGAGAAGATTGAATGGTGGATGAAACTTCAGAAGAGTAATCGCATCTATGAACTTGGGTCACTTCCCCCGTTCTTACTGGTTTTCGCCGGTAACGTGGCGACCATCGAGCACCGGTGGAACCAGCATGGTTTAGGAGGTGATAATGTCAGAGGCAGTTGCCGTGACCTCCACCCGGGTCCGACTAGCCTCTTGCATTGGTCCGGCAGTGGGAAGCCATGGTCGAGGTTGGACTCCAAAGAACCATGTCCACTGGACGCTCTATGGTCACCATACGACTTGTACGGATATTCCGGGTGA